Proteins encoded together in one Temnothorax longispinosus isolate EJ_2023e chromosome 5, Tlon_JGU_v1, whole genome shotgun sequence window:
- the Vinc gene encoding vinculin isoform X10: MPVFHTKTIESILEPVAQQVSRLVILHEEAEDGNAMPDLGRPVQAVSMAVTNLVKVGKETINSSDDALLKQDMPAALQRVEGASRLLEEASAMLKEDPYSGPARKKLIEGSRGILQGTSSLLLCFDESEVRKIIRECKRVLDYLAVTEVIETMEDLVHFLKNLSPCLSKVSREVSAREKELTHQVHREILVRCLEQVKTLAPILICSMKIFIHIISQGGKGADEAAENRNYLSGRMSDELNEIIRVLQLTTYDEEEWDADQLTVLKKAQSAIESRIRAAYDWLDDGLALRGGVGEKSLRQIIEQAARLAERYLPPSQAEPISKLASQIVTMTDALCELRQNEKGTTPQAEALARSIKEKLNELRGLVASALVAADKSGTAQTAHTVAGRLEQANKWLLNPQHDDKGLGKRAIALIIHEGKKNEQPIANVAEGLPGIHKAEILQLCDEVDNLSHQLADLCAHGQGNTPRAQDIARQLSHKLYELKNRIQQAVVSRVVEDFIDITTPLKQFTDAVLTPAGTPGRDQNFNDKTCALQTFSNRAAKTARMVAAGGSGGNKKLAEALAASASQVESLTPQLINAGRIRMTYPDSKAADEHFENLRQQYAETMQRARALCDEATNSGDFIRTSEEQMQKHSFLCEEAIAKALPQKMVDNTASIARLANRVILVAKQESDNSEDPAFIQRVNHATDVLQSSVAPMVQDAKLVAMNIHDNTAVSRWRENNRALLANVGQVRKAIVVQPDLVPLEMSQLHINDGYYDYNIDDEVAPPRPPLPGSTIPPPRPPPPETDDEEEMFMHAPQPNQPIMMAAHGLHQEVRQWSSKDNEIIAAAKKMAILMGRLSGLVRGEGGNKRDLIACAKAIAEASQEVTRLAKELARECTDKRIRTNLLQVCERIPTIGTQLKILSTVKATMLGAQETLPTWEELMLYGTEEDQEATDMLVGNAQNLMQSVKETVRAAECASIKIRTASGMKLRWVRRQPWYQY, translated from the exons GTTGGAAAAGAAACAATAAACTCATCCGACGATGCTTTACTTAAGCAAGACATGCCAGCAGCATTGCAACGCGTTGAAGGTGCTTCCCGTCTTCTGGAGGAAGCATCGGCCATGTTAAAGGAAGACCCATATTCTGGACCTGCTAG AAAAAAGCTTATAGAAGGCTCGCGCGGTATTTTGCAAGGCACCAGTTCCTTACTTCTCTGTTTCGATGAAAGCGAAGTGCGAAAGATCATACGTGAATGCAAACGTGTACTCGATTATTTGGCTGTTACCGAAGTCATTGAGACGATGGAAGATCTGGTGCATTTTCTTAAGAATTTAAGCCCGTGCCTTAGTAAAGTGTCGAGAGAAGTAAGCGCTCGTGAAAAGGAGTTGACGCATCAAGTACATCGGGAGATATTGGTGCGCTGCTTGGAACAA GTAAAAACACTTGCTCCAATTCTGATTTGTTCCATGAAGATTTTCATCCATATTATTTCACAAGGTGGGAAAGGCGCGGATGAAGCAGCAGAAAATCGCAACTATTTGTCTGGCAGAATGTCCGATGAATTGAATGAAATTATTCGGGTGCTGCAACTGACAACGTACGACGAAGAAGAATGGGATGCCGATCAATTAACC GTACTGAAGAAGGCTCAAAGCGCCATAGAATCCAGGATACGAGCAGCTTACGATTGGTTGGACGACGGACTAGCTCTGAGAGGTGGCGTAGGTGAAAAAAGTCTTCGTCAGATCATAGAACAGGCCGCGCGTTTAGCGGAGCGTTATCTACCTCCGTCACAGGCAGAGCCCATATCTAAACTGGCCTCACAGATAGTTACTATGACTGACGCTCTTTGCGAATTGCGCCAAAATGAGAAAG GCACTACACCCCAAGCGGAAGCCTTAGCACGcagtattaaagaaaagttaaaCGAGCTCCGCGGCTTGGTAGCGTCCGCTTTGGTAGCGGCGGATAAATCAGGGACCGCACAAACGGCGCACACGGTGGCAGGTCGATTGGAACAAGCGAATAAGTGGCTTCTGAATCCACAGCACGATGACAAGGGACTCGGTAAAAGGGCTATAGCTTTAATAATACACGAGGGAAAAAAG AATGAGCAACCTATAGCAAAT GTGGCCGAAGGCTTGCCGGGTATACACAAGGCGGAGATCTTGCAATTGTGCGATGAAGTGGACAACTTGTCTCATCAGCTCGCCGACCTCTGCGCTCACGGTCAAGGAAACACCCCGCGCGCTCAGGACATCGCGCGGCAGTTGTCTCACAAGCTCTACGAATTGAAGAACAGGATACAGCAAGCCGTTGTGTCTCGCGTCGTCGAGGATTTTATTGACATTACTACGCCCTTGAAGCAATTCACGGATGCTGTTTTAACTCCCGCAGGCACGCCGGGACGTGATCAGAATTTCAATGATAAGACATGCGCGTTGCAAACGTTCTCGAATAGAGCAGCAAAGACTGCGAGGATGGTCGCAGCTGGCG GAAGTGGAGGAAACAAGAAGCTGGCCGAGGCTCTGGCCGCCAGCGCCTCGCAAGTGGAATCCTTGACGCCGCAGCTGATTAACGCTGGACGGATTCGCATGACTTATCCGGATAGCAAGGCCGCGGACgaacattttgaaaatttgcgGCAGCAATATGCGGAAACTATGCAACGGGCACGGGCATTATGCGATGAGGCGACCAACAGCGGCGATTTTATTCGAACGTCCGAGGAGCAGATGCAGAAGCATTCGTTTCTCTGCGAAGAAGCGATTGCCAAAGCCCTACCGCAGAAGATGGTCGATAACACGGCGTCTATTGCGCGTCTCGCCAACCGAGTTATACTCGTGGCAAAGCAGGAGAGCGACAACAGTGAAGATCCCGCCTTTATACAAAGAGTAAATCACGCCACCGACGTTCTCCAAAGCA GCGTCGCTCCAATGGTCCAAGATGCAAAACTGGTGGCAATGAACATTCATGATAACACGGCGGTATCGCGTTGGAGAGAAAATAATCGTGCA TTGTTAGCCAATGTTGGACAAGTTCGTAAAGCTATTGTAGTCCAGCCGGATTTGGTGCCTCTGGAAATGTCGCAGTTACATATTAACGATG GTTATTACGATTATAACATCGACGatg AAGTGGCACCTCCTCGTCCACCTTTGCCTGGAAGCACGATCCCACCTCCGAGACCTCCTCCTCCCGAGACGGACGACGAGGAAGAAATGTTTATGCATGCTCCTCAACCTAATCAACCAATAATG ATGGCCGCCCATGGTTTACATCAAGAAGTACGACAGTGGTCCAGCAAGGACAACGAAATTATTGCCGCAGCGAAGAAAATGGCTATTTTAATGGGCAGACTATCGGGATTAGTTAGGGGCGAAGGTGGTAACAAACGGGATCTTATCGCATGCGCCAAAGCTATAGCGGAAGCTTCCCAGGAAGTGACTCGTCTTGCGAAGGAGCTTGCTAGGGAATGTACTGATAAACGTATTCGAACG aatctTCTTCAAGTTTGCGAGCGTATACCTACCATTGGAACGCAATTGAAGATACTGTCTACAGTAAAAGCCACCATGCTCGGAGCACAAG AGACACTTCCGACCTGGGAAGAGCTGATGCTTTATG GTACGGAAGAAGATCAGGAAGCGACAGATATGCTTGTCGGAAATGCCCAGAATCTCATGCAAAGCGTGAAAGAGACGGTACGTGCAGCGGAATGCGCCAGCATAAAGATTCGTACAGCTTCCGGTATGAAACTGCGCTGGGTACGTCGTCAGCCGTggtatcaatattaa
- the Vinc gene encoding vinculin isoform X11 → MPVFHTKTIESILEPVAQQVSRLVILHEEAEDGNAMPDLGRPVQAVSMAVTNLVKVGKETINSSDDALLKQDMPAALQRVEGASRLLEEASAMLKEDPYSGPARKKLIEGSRGILQGTSSLLLCFDESEVRKIIRECKRVLDYLAVTEVIETMEDLVHFLKNLSPCLSKVSREVSAREKELTHQVHREILVRCLEQVKTLAPILICSMKIFIHIISQGGKGADEAAENRNYLSGRMSDELNEIIRVLQLTTYDEEEWDADQLTVLKKAQSAIESRIRAAYDWLDDGLALRGGVGEKSLRQIIEQAARLAERYLPPSQAEPISKLASQIVTMTDALCELRQNEKGTTPQAEALARSIKEKLNELRGLVASALVAADKSGTAQTAHTVAGRLEQANKWLLNPQHDDKGLGKRAIALIIHEGKKNEQPIANVAEGLPGIHKAEILQLCDEVDNLSHQLADLCAHGQGNTPRAQDIARQLSHKLYELKNRIQQAVVSRVVEDFIDITTPLKQFTDAVLTPAGTPGRDQNFNDKTCALQTFSNRAAKTARMVAAGGSGGNKKLAEALAASASQVESLTPQLINAGRIRMTYPDSKAADEHFENLRQQYAETMQRARALCDEATNSGDFIRTSEEQMQKHSFLCEEAIAKALPQKMVDNTASIARLANRVILVAKQESDNSEDPAFIQRVNHATDVLQSSVAPMVQDAKLVAMNIHDNTAVSRWRENNRALLANVGQVRKAIVVQPDLVPLEMSQLHINDEVAPPRPPLPGSTIPPPRPPPPETDDEEEMFMHAPQPNQPIMMAAHGLHQEVRQWSSKDNEIIAAAKKMAILMGRLSGLVRGEGGNKRDLIACAKAIAEASQEVTRLAKELARECTDKRIRTNLLQVCERIPTIGTQLKILSTVKATMLGAQETLPTWEELMLYGTEEDQEATDMLVGNAQNLMQSVKETVRAAECASIKIRTASGMKLRWVRRQPWYQY, encoded by the exons GTTGGAAAAGAAACAATAAACTCATCCGACGATGCTTTACTTAAGCAAGACATGCCAGCAGCATTGCAACGCGTTGAAGGTGCTTCCCGTCTTCTGGAGGAAGCATCGGCCATGTTAAAGGAAGACCCATATTCTGGACCTGCTAG AAAAAAGCTTATAGAAGGCTCGCGCGGTATTTTGCAAGGCACCAGTTCCTTACTTCTCTGTTTCGATGAAAGCGAAGTGCGAAAGATCATACGTGAATGCAAACGTGTACTCGATTATTTGGCTGTTACCGAAGTCATTGAGACGATGGAAGATCTGGTGCATTTTCTTAAGAATTTAAGCCCGTGCCTTAGTAAAGTGTCGAGAGAAGTAAGCGCTCGTGAAAAGGAGTTGACGCATCAAGTACATCGGGAGATATTGGTGCGCTGCTTGGAACAA GTAAAAACACTTGCTCCAATTCTGATTTGTTCCATGAAGATTTTCATCCATATTATTTCACAAGGTGGGAAAGGCGCGGATGAAGCAGCAGAAAATCGCAACTATTTGTCTGGCAGAATGTCCGATGAATTGAATGAAATTATTCGGGTGCTGCAACTGACAACGTACGACGAAGAAGAATGGGATGCCGATCAATTAACC GTACTGAAGAAGGCTCAAAGCGCCATAGAATCCAGGATACGAGCAGCTTACGATTGGTTGGACGACGGACTAGCTCTGAGAGGTGGCGTAGGTGAAAAAAGTCTTCGTCAGATCATAGAACAGGCCGCGCGTTTAGCGGAGCGTTATCTACCTCCGTCACAGGCAGAGCCCATATCTAAACTGGCCTCACAGATAGTTACTATGACTGACGCTCTTTGCGAATTGCGCCAAAATGAGAAAG GCACTACACCCCAAGCGGAAGCCTTAGCACGcagtattaaagaaaagttaaaCGAGCTCCGCGGCTTGGTAGCGTCCGCTTTGGTAGCGGCGGATAAATCAGGGACCGCACAAACGGCGCACACGGTGGCAGGTCGATTGGAACAAGCGAATAAGTGGCTTCTGAATCCACAGCACGATGACAAGGGACTCGGTAAAAGGGCTATAGCTTTAATAATACACGAGGGAAAAAAG AATGAGCAACCTATAGCAAAT GTGGCCGAAGGCTTGCCGGGTATACACAAGGCGGAGATCTTGCAATTGTGCGATGAAGTGGACAACTTGTCTCATCAGCTCGCCGACCTCTGCGCTCACGGTCAAGGAAACACCCCGCGCGCTCAGGACATCGCGCGGCAGTTGTCTCACAAGCTCTACGAATTGAAGAACAGGATACAGCAAGCCGTTGTGTCTCGCGTCGTCGAGGATTTTATTGACATTACTACGCCCTTGAAGCAATTCACGGATGCTGTTTTAACTCCCGCAGGCACGCCGGGACGTGATCAGAATTTCAATGATAAGACATGCGCGTTGCAAACGTTCTCGAATAGAGCAGCAAAGACTGCGAGGATGGTCGCAGCTGGCG GAAGTGGAGGAAACAAGAAGCTGGCCGAGGCTCTGGCCGCCAGCGCCTCGCAAGTGGAATCCTTGACGCCGCAGCTGATTAACGCTGGACGGATTCGCATGACTTATCCGGATAGCAAGGCCGCGGACgaacattttgaaaatttgcgGCAGCAATATGCGGAAACTATGCAACGGGCACGGGCATTATGCGATGAGGCGACCAACAGCGGCGATTTTATTCGAACGTCCGAGGAGCAGATGCAGAAGCATTCGTTTCTCTGCGAAGAAGCGATTGCCAAAGCCCTACCGCAGAAGATGGTCGATAACACGGCGTCTATTGCGCGTCTCGCCAACCGAGTTATACTCGTGGCAAAGCAGGAGAGCGACAACAGTGAAGATCCCGCCTTTATACAAAGAGTAAATCACGCCACCGACGTTCTCCAAAGCA GCGTCGCTCCAATGGTCCAAGATGCAAAACTGGTGGCAATGAACATTCATGATAACACGGCGGTATCGCGTTGGAGAGAAAATAATCGTGCA TTGTTAGCCAATGTTGGACAAGTTCGTAAAGCTATTGTAGTCCAGCCGGATTTGGTGCCTCTGGAAATGTCGCAGTTACATATTAACGATG AAGTGGCACCTCCTCGTCCACCTTTGCCTGGAAGCACGATCCCACCTCCGAGACCTCCTCCTCCCGAGACGGACGACGAGGAAGAAATGTTTATGCATGCTCCTCAACCTAATCAACCAATAATG ATGGCCGCCCATGGTTTACATCAAGAAGTACGACAGTGGTCCAGCAAGGACAACGAAATTATTGCCGCAGCGAAGAAAATGGCTATTTTAATGGGCAGACTATCGGGATTAGTTAGGGGCGAAGGTGGTAACAAACGGGATCTTATCGCATGCGCCAAAGCTATAGCGGAAGCTTCCCAGGAAGTGACTCGTCTTGCGAAGGAGCTTGCTAGGGAATGTACTGATAAACGTATTCGAACG aatctTCTTCAAGTTTGCGAGCGTATACCTACCATTGGAACGCAATTGAAGATACTGTCTACAGTAAAAGCCACCATGCTCGGAGCACAAG AGACACTTCCGACCTGGGAAGAGCTGATGCTTTATG GTACGGAAGAAGATCAGGAAGCGACAGATATGCTTGTCGGAAATGCCCAGAATCTCATGCAAAGCGTGAAAGAGACGGTACGTGCAGCGGAATGCGCCAGCATAAAGATTCGTACAGCTTCCGGTATGAAACTGCGCTGGGTACGTCGTCAGCCGTggtatcaatattaa
- the Vinc gene encoding vinculin isoform X3, whose translation MPVFHTKTIESILEPVAQQVSRLVILHEEAEDGNAMPDLGRPVQAVSMAVTNLVKVGKETINSSDDALLKQDMPAALQRVEGASRLLEEASAMLKEDPYSGPARKKLIEGSRGILQGTSSLLLCFDESEVRKIIRECKRVLDYLAVTEVIETMEDLVHFLKNLSPCLSKVSREVSAREKELTHQVHREILVRCLEQVKTLAPILICSMKIFIHIISQGGKGADEAAENRNYLSGRMSDELNEIIRVLQLTTYDEEEWDADQLTVLKKAQSAIESRIRAAYDWLDDGLALRGGVGEKSLRQIIEQAARLAERYLPPSQAEPISKLASQIVTMTDALCELRQNEKGTTPQAEALARSIKEKLNELRGLVASALVAADKSGTAQTAHTVAGRLEQANKWLLNPQHDDKGLGKRAIALIIHEGKKNEQPIANVAEGLPGIHKAEILQLCDEVDNLSHQLADLCAHGQGNTPRAQDIARQLSHKLYELKNRIQQAVVSRVVEDFIDITTPLKQFTDAVLTPAGTPGRDQNFNDKTCALQTFSNRAAKTARMVAAGGSGGNKKLAEALAASASQVESLTPQLINAGRIRMTYPDSKAADEHFENLRQQYAETMQRARALCDEATNSGDFIRTSEEQMQKHSFLCEEAIAKALPQKMVDNTASIARLANRVILVAKQESDNSEDPAFIQRVNHATDVLQSSVAPMVQDAKLVAMNIHDNTAVSRWRENNRALLANVGQVRKAIVVQPDLVPLEMSQLHINDDQFPIRYTYSKNKVENPDILYQDVASDNEFDKSIHDGEVAPPRPPLPGSTIPPPRPPPPETDDEEEMFMHAPQPNQPIMMAAHGLHQEVRQWSSKDNEIIAAAKKMAILMGRLSGLVRGEGGNKRDLIACAKAIAEASQEVTRLAKELARECTDKRIRTNLLQVCERIPTIGTQLKILSTVKATMLGAQETLPTWEELMLYGTEEDQEATDMLVGNAQNLMQSVKETVRAAECASIKIRTASGMKLRWVRRQPWYQY comes from the exons GTTGGAAAAGAAACAATAAACTCATCCGACGATGCTTTACTTAAGCAAGACATGCCAGCAGCATTGCAACGCGTTGAAGGTGCTTCCCGTCTTCTGGAGGAAGCATCGGCCATGTTAAAGGAAGACCCATATTCTGGACCTGCTAG AAAAAAGCTTATAGAAGGCTCGCGCGGTATTTTGCAAGGCACCAGTTCCTTACTTCTCTGTTTCGATGAAAGCGAAGTGCGAAAGATCATACGTGAATGCAAACGTGTACTCGATTATTTGGCTGTTACCGAAGTCATTGAGACGATGGAAGATCTGGTGCATTTTCTTAAGAATTTAAGCCCGTGCCTTAGTAAAGTGTCGAGAGAAGTAAGCGCTCGTGAAAAGGAGTTGACGCATCAAGTACATCGGGAGATATTGGTGCGCTGCTTGGAACAA GTAAAAACACTTGCTCCAATTCTGATTTGTTCCATGAAGATTTTCATCCATATTATTTCACAAGGTGGGAAAGGCGCGGATGAAGCAGCAGAAAATCGCAACTATTTGTCTGGCAGAATGTCCGATGAATTGAATGAAATTATTCGGGTGCTGCAACTGACAACGTACGACGAAGAAGAATGGGATGCCGATCAATTAACC GTACTGAAGAAGGCTCAAAGCGCCATAGAATCCAGGATACGAGCAGCTTACGATTGGTTGGACGACGGACTAGCTCTGAGAGGTGGCGTAGGTGAAAAAAGTCTTCGTCAGATCATAGAACAGGCCGCGCGTTTAGCGGAGCGTTATCTACCTCCGTCACAGGCAGAGCCCATATCTAAACTGGCCTCACAGATAGTTACTATGACTGACGCTCTTTGCGAATTGCGCCAAAATGAGAAAG GCACTACACCCCAAGCGGAAGCCTTAGCACGcagtattaaagaaaagttaaaCGAGCTCCGCGGCTTGGTAGCGTCCGCTTTGGTAGCGGCGGATAAATCAGGGACCGCACAAACGGCGCACACGGTGGCAGGTCGATTGGAACAAGCGAATAAGTGGCTTCTGAATCCACAGCACGATGACAAGGGACTCGGTAAAAGGGCTATAGCTTTAATAATACACGAGGGAAAAAAG AATGAGCAACCTATAGCAAAT GTGGCCGAAGGCTTGCCGGGTATACACAAGGCGGAGATCTTGCAATTGTGCGATGAAGTGGACAACTTGTCTCATCAGCTCGCCGACCTCTGCGCTCACGGTCAAGGAAACACCCCGCGCGCTCAGGACATCGCGCGGCAGTTGTCTCACAAGCTCTACGAATTGAAGAACAGGATACAGCAAGCCGTTGTGTCTCGCGTCGTCGAGGATTTTATTGACATTACTACGCCCTTGAAGCAATTCACGGATGCTGTTTTAACTCCCGCAGGCACGCCGGGACGTGATCAGAATTTCAATGATAAGACATGCGCGTTGCAAACGTTCTCGAATAGAGCAGCAAAGACTGCGAGGATGGTCGCAGCTGGCG GAAGTGGAGGAAACAAGAAGCTGGCCGAGGCTCTGGCCGCCAGCGCCTCGCAAGTGGAATCCTTGACGCCGCAGCTGATTAACGCTGGACGGATTCGCATGACTTATCCGGATAGCAAGGCCGCGGACgaacattttgaaaatttgcgGCAGCAATATGCGGAAACTATGCAACGGGCACGGGCATTATGCGATGAGGCGACCAACAGCGGCGATTTTATTCGAACGTCCGAGGAGCAGATGCAGAAGCATTCGTTTCTCTGCGAAGAAGCGATTGCCAAAGCCCTACCGCAGAAGATGGTCGATAACACGGCGTCTATTGCGCGTCTCGCCAACCGAGTTATACTCGTGGCAAAGCAGGAGAGCGACAACAGTGAAGATCCCGCCTTTATACAAAGAGTAAATCACGCCACCGACGTTCTCCAAAGCA GCGTCGCTCCAATGGTCCAAGATGCAAAACTGGTGGCAATGAACATTCATGATAACACGGCGGTATCGCGTTGGAGAGAAAATAATCGTGCA TTGTTAGCCAATGTTGGACAAGTTCGTAAAGCTATTGTAGTCCAGCCGGATTTGGTGCCTCTGGAAATGTCGCAGTTACATATTAACGATG ATCAATTTCCAATCCGATATACGTATTCCAAAAATAAAG TAGAGAACCCCGATATTTTGTACCAAGACGTGGCTTCTGACAACGAGTTTGACAAATCGATTCACGACGGAG AAGTGGCACCTCCTCGTCCACCTTTGCCTGGAAGCACGATCCCACCTCCGAGACCTCCTCCTCCCGAGACGGACGACGAGGAAGAAATGTTTATGCATGCTCCTCAACCTAATCAACCAATAATG ATGGCCGCCCATGGTTTACATCAAGAAGTACGACAGTGGTCCAGCAAGGACAACGAAATTATTGCCGCAGCGAAGAAAATGGCTATTTTAATGGGCAGACTATCGGGATTAGTTAGGGGCGAAGGTGGTAACAAACGGGATCTTATCGCATGCGCCAAAGCTATAGCGGAAGCTTCCCAGGAAGTGACTCGTCTTGCGAAGGAGCTTGCTAGGGAATGTACTGATAAACGTATTCGAACG aatctTCTTCAAGTTTGCGAGCGTATACCTACCATTGGAACGCAATTGAAGATACTGTCTACAGTAAAAGCCACCATGCTCGGAGCACAAG AGACACTTCCGACCTGGGAAGAGCTGATGCTTTATG GTACGGAAGAAGATCAGGAAGCGACAGATATGCTTGTCGGAAATGCCCAGAATCTCATGCAAAGCGTGAAAGAGACGGTACGTGCAGCGGAATGCGCCAGCATAAAGATTCGTACAGCTTCCGGTATGAAACTGCGCTGGGTACGTCGTCAGCCGTggtatcaatattaa